One stretch of Chryseobacterium indologenes DNA includes these proteins:
- a CDS encoding sigma-70 family RNA polymerase sigma factor yields MRQLKITKQVTNRETASLDKYLQEIGKVELITADEEVELAQRIRAGDRAALEKLIKANLRFVVSVSKQYQNQGLSLPDLINEGNLGLMKAAKRYDETRGFKFISYAVWWIRQSILQALAEQSRIVRLPLNKIGSINKINKAYAHLEQENERPPSPEELAEVLDMSEEDIKESMKNSGRHLSMDAPLVEGEDSNLYDVLRSGESPSPDKDLMLESLQIEIERALNTLTPREADLVRLYFGLNGKHPMTLEEIGETFDLTRERVRQIKEKAIKRLKHNTRSKILKSYLGK; encoded by the coding sequence ATGAGACAATTAAAAATCACTAAGCAGGTTACCAACAGGGAAACTGCTTCATTAGACAAGTATTTGCAGGAAATTGGTAAAGTGGAACTGATTACTGCGGACGAGGAAGTAGAATTGGCACAAAGAATACGTGCTGGCGACAGAGCCGCATTAGAGAAATTAATTAAAGCCAACCTTCGTTTCGTAGTTTCTGTATCTAAGCAATACCAAAACCAAGGTCTTTCCTTACCCGATTTGATTAATGAAGGTAACTTAGGATTAATGAAGGCGGCAAAAAGGTACGATGAAACTAGAGGTTTCAAATTTATCTCTTATGCAGTATGGTGGATCCGTCAATCAATTTTGCAGGCGTTAGCTGAGCAATCAAGAATTGTAAGACTTCCGTTGAACAAAATTGGTTCCATCAATAAAATTAATAAAGCATACGCTCACCTTGAGCAGGAAAATGAAAGACCACCTTCTCCGGAAGAATTGGCTGAAGTTCTTGACATGAGTGAGGAAGATATCAAAGAATCTATGAAAAACTCCGGTAGACACCTGTCTATGGATGCACCTTTAGTAGAAGGTGAAGATTCTAATCTTTATGATGTATTACGTTCAGGTGAATCTCCAAGTCCTGATAAAGATCTGATGCTTGAATCTCTTCAAATTGAGATCGAAAGAGCATTGAATACTTTAACGCCAAGAGAGGCTGATTTGGTAAGATTATACTTCGGACTGAACGGAAAACACCCAATGACTTTAGAGGAAATTGGTGAGACTTTCGATCTTACAAGAGAGAGAGTTCGTCAGATCAAAGAAAAAGCAATTAAGAGACTAAAACACAATACCAGAAGTAAGATTCTTAAATCTTATTTAGGTAAATAA